A part of Bacillus rossius redtenbacheri isolate Brsri chromosome 1, Brsri_v3, whole genome shotgun sequence genomic DNA contains:
- the LOC134527765 gene encoding uncharacterized protein LOC134527765, translating into MEWSEEDMLGLIEVYRTHPVLWDPSNRDYYKKAKKMDAWRDIAVTVGQLEDECRKKMISLLSSYRREKSKEKNTIGTGKGTSEVYTSRWFAYESLKFLEGRDKPRPTMNTEPVIIEGNHVHQELNVQNEDQEFLSPSAPKRAKGRQQGDGTALLADAVSILQATAGKFNMSPEQSEIKTFCAYLSSKMATFSSATRLGVQHAVYDILMKADRGLFEIPTYNYGQGQLFHSNAPENYSTRMYMQQPASHSSTSSVYLPAQQQQQQQQQQQQPFEPNLSQSSPAGRSPTQMTPHAQVTMLPSASATSIQTNSSHTISPLASMQSPLSHSSQCSDDFNDCV; encoded by the exons ATGGAGTGGAGCGAAGAAGATATGTTGGGCTTGATTGAAGTGTATAGAACACATCCTGTGCTTTGGGACCCAAGTAATAGAGACTACTacaaaaaagctaaaaaaatggATGCGTGGAGAGACATAGCTGTTACAGTCGGGCAGTTAGAAGATGAATGCAGGAAAAAAATGATTAGTTTGCTGTCGTCGTACAGAAGGGAGAagtcaaaagaaaaaaacacaataggGACTGGTAAAG GTACTTCCGAAGTGTATACCAGCCGATGGTTCGCCTACGAGTCGTTAAAATTTCTGGAAGGCAGAGATAAGCCACGGCCAACAATGAACACG gAGCCGGTGATCATTGAAGGAAACCACGTCCATCAAGAACTGAATGTGCAAAATGAAGACCAAGAATTTCTTTCTCCAAGTGCACCTAAGCGAGCAAAAGGAAGGCAACAGGGTGATGGAACTGCACTGCTAGCGGATGCTGTTAGCATTCTACAAGCTACTGCTGGAAAATTCAACATGTCTCCTGAACAGAGCGAGATTAAAACATTTTGCGCATATTTATCTTCCAAAATGGCGACATTTTCTTCAGCTACAAGATTGGGGGTTCAGCACGCTGTTTATGACATTTTGATGAAAGCAGATCGAGGTTTGTTTGAAATACCTACATACAACTATGGTCAAGGTCAACTATTTCATTCCAATGCACCTGAAAACTATTCTACTCGCATGTATATGCAACAGCCAGCTTCCCACTCATCAACTTCATCAGTTTATCTTCCtgctcaacaacaacaacaacaacaacaacaacaacaacaacccttTGAGCCAAATCTGTCGCAGTCTTCTCCAGCTGGTCGGTCCCCGACACAAATGACTCCACATGCACAAGTTACTATGCTACCTAGTGCCTCGGCTACAAGTATACAAACAAATTCAAGTCACACCATTTCACCGCTGGCGTCAATGCAAAGTCCTTTATCGCATTCATCTCAGTGTTCTGATGATTTTAATgactgtgtgtaa